A stretch of the uncultured Cohaesibacter sp. genome encodes the following:
- a CDS encoding TRAP transporter large permease subunit codes for MTEALSIAIFLFALFFLLGTSVWVGASLLITAILGMYLFTSAPIGDAMALTIWGEQSSWTLTALPLFIWMGEILFRTNLSETLFRGIAPFMRRLPGGLLHVNIGASAIFAAISGSSAATVATVGKMAIPELRKRGYPESQIVGSLAGAGTLGLLIPPSISMIIYGVTVNESIARLFMAAMIPGVALALMFMGYIVFWGLRNPSLVKQDPSTSWSEKFDAFVGLLPVIALIMAVIGSIYGGIATATEAAALGVFGSLILAAFQRTLSMKTFRESVLGSVRTTTMIMFILMGSGFLSLAMGFTGIPKALAEGIAAWQPSPLSLIIILTLFYILLGCFLDGISSIVLTMAVIEPMVRAAGFDMLWFGVYLMIVVEMAQITPPIGFNLFVLQGMTGHDIGFIAKASIPSFCVMCLFVVLLVMFPDLALWLPEVLK; via the coding sequence ATGACCGAAGCGCTTTCCATTGCCATTTTCCTGTTTGCCCTGTTCTTCCTTCTGGGCACCTCTGTCTGGGTTGGTGCCTCTTTGCTGATCACCGCCATACTGGGCATGTATCTTTTTACCTCCGCCCCGATTGGCGACGCCATGGCACTGACCATCTGGGGGGAGCAATCCTCCTGGACGCTGACTGCTCTGCCGCTCTTTATCTGGATGGGGGAAATTCTATTCCGCACCAATCTGTCGGAAACCCTGTTTCGCGGGATTGCGCCCTTCATGCGGCGTCTGCCCGGTGGCCTGTTGCATGTCAATATCGGGGCGTCGGCGATTTTTGCGGCCATTTCCGGCTCGTCTGCGGCCACTGTGGCGACCGTTGGCAAAATGGCGATTCCCGAGCTGCGCAAGCGTGGTTATCCGGAAAGTCAGATTGTCGGTTCTCTTGCGGGGGCGGGTACGCTGGGTCTGCTGATCCCACCCTCTATTTCCATGATCATTTACGGCGTAACGGTCAATGAGAGCATTGCGCGTCTGTTCATGGCAGCAATGATTCCGGGTGTTGCCCTTGCCTTGATGTTTATGGGCTATATTGTCTTTTGGGGCCTGCGCAATCCATCATTGGTCAAGCAGGATCCGTCAACCAGCTGGTCGGAAAAGTTTGACGCCTTTGTCGGGTTGCTGCCGGTCATTGCGTTGATCATGGCGGTGATTGGGTCGATCTATGGCGGCATTGCCACAGCGACCGAGGCTGCGGCTCTGGGGGTGTTTGGGTCGCTCATTCTGGCGGCGTTTCAGCGGACATTGTCGATGAAGACTTTCCGCGAGTCCGTGCTGGGTTCGGTGCGGACGACGACGATGATCATGTTTATCCTGATGGGGTCGGGCTTTCTGTCCCTTGCCATGGGCTTTACGGGGATTCCCAAGGCACTGGCGGAAGGCATCGCTGCGTGGCAGCCATCGCCCTTGTCGCTTATCATCATCCTGACCCTGTTCTATATCCTGCTTGGCTGTTTCCTTGATGGCATTTCTTCCATCGTGCTGACCATGGCCGTCATCGAACCCATGGTGCGGGCTGCGGGCTTTGATATGCTCTGGTTCGGGGTTTATTTGATGATCGTGGTTGAAATGGCTCAGATTACCCCGCCAATCGGCTTTAATCTGTTCGTGCTGCAAGGCATGACCGGCCATGATATCGGCTTCATTGCCAAGGCCTCGATCCCGAGCTTCTGTGTGATGTGTCTGTTTGTGGTGTTGCTGGTGATGTTCCCGGATCTGGCCCTTTGGCTGCCCGAAGTCTTGAAATAG
- a CDS encoding universal stress protein — MAGNILVAIDLEHRDCAIKALKEGAELARQKEAALHVCFVLAYGFHTYVQPYLMEEVIKDTIKHVKEDLKYLVKEAGLDGDKVIQHVLKGGVHQQILLLAEKLACDYLVLNASRPDASAGVTGPVTAQICRYAPCSLLIIR; from the coding sequence ATGGCGGGAAATATTCTGGTCGCGATCGATCTGGAGCATCGTGACTGCGCCATCAAGGCCCTCAAGGAGGGGGCAGAGTTGGCGCGCCAGAAGGAGGCTGCGTTGCATGTCTGCTTCGTGCTGGCCTATGGATTTCACACCTATGTTCAGCCCTATTTGATGGAAGAAGTGATCAAGGACACGATCAAGCATGTCAAAGAAGATCTGAAATATCTGGTCAAGGAAGCCGGACTTGATGGCGATAAGGTCATCCAGCATGTGCTCAAGGGTGGGGTCCATCAACAGATCTTGCTGCTGGCTGAGAAATTGGCATGCGATTATCTGGTGCTCAATGCCTCTCGGCCCGATGCATCGGCCGGGGTGACAGGACCGGTGACGGCCCAGATTTGCCGCTATGCGCCCTGCAGTCTGCTGATCATTCGCTAG
- a CDS encoding PTS fructose-like transporter subunit IIB produces MAKIVGVSANRESEPHTRMASEALRRVAEDKGHSISIECQGPDGVTAPLLQDEIDSADLAILAIDQDIDQTRFADLKTTITTTSNAIRKTEDILSDALKDAGIPASNTRDSKQEEAVSTTESSKKRIVAVTSCPTGIAHTFMAADALKKKGAAEGYDIKVETQGSVGAKDQLTAEDIAAADLVIISADTHVDESRFAGKAIYRTSVGASVKDASAVIKAAFAEAETAVPSSTTNEGNMQSVAEAKAALQAKRSGPYKHLLTGVSYMLPVVVAGGLLIALSFVFGIEAFKEEGTLAAALMAIGGGAAFKLMVPVLAGFIAYSIADRPGLTPGLIGGLLAVNLGAGFLGGILAGFLAGYVALWLRDNIKLPSSLEGLMPVLILPLLSTAIVGLLMVYVIGEPVRYINESLTAMLQGMGQTNAVLLGLVLGAMMAFDMGGPVNKAAYAFSVGLLTSDTFAPMAAVMAAGMTPPLGLALATFVAKNRFTEEEREAGKAAAVLGLSFITEGAIPYAAKDPLRVIPSIMIGSAITGAMSMFFSCGLRAPHGGAFVLAIPNAVSNLPMYILSIVIGTLITTALLVALKRPVNEAVVPAE; encoded by the coding sequence ATGGCAAAGATTGTCGGTGTATCGGCCAATCGCGAAAGCGAGCCGCACACCCGAATGGCATCAGAGGCCTTGCGAAGGGTCGCCGAGGATAAAGGCCATTCGATCAGCATAGAATGTCAAGGTCCCGACGGGGTCACCGCACCTCTTTTGCAGGACGAAATCGACAGCGCGGATCTCGCCATCCTCGCCATCGACCAGGACATTGATCAGACCCGCTTCGCGGACCTGAAAACCACCATTACGACAACCAGCAACGCGATCCGGAAGACCGAAGACATTCTCTCGGACGCCTTGAAAGATGCCGGAATTCCGGCCTCAAACACGCGTGATTCGAAGCAGGAGGAAGCCGTGTCCACGACAGAATCATCCAAAAAGCGCATTGTCGCCGTGACGTCATGCCCAACGGGCATTGCCCACACCTTCATGGCCGCAGACGCCTTGAAAAAGAAGGGCGCCGCGGAAGGCTATGACATCAAGGTCGAGACACAAGGCTCCGTCGGTGCCAAGGACCAGCTGACTGCCGAGGATATTGCGGCAGCTGATCTGGTGATCATTTCCGCCGATACCCATGTGGACGAAAGCCGCTTTGCTGGCAAGGCGATCTATCGCACCTCGGTTGGGGCATCGGTCAAGGATGCAAGCGCCGTCATCAAAGCCGCCTTCGCGGAAGCTGAAACCGCAGTGCCTTCAAGCACCACAAACGAAGGCAACATGCAATCCGTTGCCGAAGCCAAAGCCGCCCTTCAGGCCAAGCGCAGCGGTCCTTACAAACACCTGCTGACCGGCGTTTCCTACATGCTGCCCGTCGTGGTGGCCGGTGGTCTTCTGATTGCTCTTTCCTTCGTTTTCGGCATCGAAGCCTTCAAAGAAGAAGGCACCCTTGCCGCGGCCCTGATGGCCATCGGTGGTGGCGCAGCCTTCAAGCTGATGGTTCCGGTTCTTGCGGGCTTTATCGCCTATTCCATCGCCGACCGTCCCGGCCTTACCCCCGGCCTGATCGGTGGTCTTTTGGCTGTGAATCTGGGCGCAGGCTTCCTTGGCGGCATTCTGGCCGGTTTTCTTGCCGGTTATGTCGCTCTCTGGTTGCGCGACAATATCAAGCTGCCATCCTCCCTTGAGGGCTTGATGCCGGTCCTGATCCTGCCATTGCTCTCCACCGCGATTGTCGGCCTGTTGATGGTCTATGTCATCGGTGAGCCGGTTCGCTATATCAATGAAAGCTTGACCGCCATGCTGCAGGGCATGGGCCAGACCAACGCCGTGTTGCTTGGCCTTGTTCTGGGTGCGATGATGGCCTTCGATATGGGTGGCCCGGTCAACAAAGCGGCCTATGCCTTCTCCGTTGGCCTTCTGACCAGCGACACCTTTGCGCCGATGGCAGCCGTCATGGCCGCTGGCATGACCCCTCCTCTGGGTCTGGCTCTGGCTACCTTTGTTGCCAAAAACCGCTTCACCGAAGAAGAACGTGAAGCAGGCAAAGCCGCAGCCGTTCTCGGCCTCTCCTTCATCACCGAGGGCGCCATTCCATATGCTGCGAAAGATCCGCTGCGGGTTATCCCATCCATCATGATCGGCTCTGCCATCACCGGTGCTATGTCGATGTTCTTCTCTTGTGGCCTGCGCGCGCCTCACGGTGGCGCCTTCGTTCTGGCGATCCCCAACGCGGTCAGCAACCTGCCCATGTATATCCTGTCGATCGTCATTGGCACGCTGATCACCACCGCTTTGCTGGTCGCCCTCAAACGGCCGGTCAACGAAGCTGTGGTTCCTGCAGAATAA
- the pfkB gene encoding 1-phosphofructokinase: MTNHPRIATVTLNPAIDQTVQIPDFTAGDVNRIAEQQLDAGGKGVNVASFLSHMGHHVAATGILGADNAGIFEQLFTRQAIADHFVRLPGLTRVNMKVVDGVKLEITDINAPGLTNSQQALVELTARIDALCEAGVDTFVLAGSLPADIPATIYGELTKSLKAKGKYVALDASGPSFAAALKEGPDIIKPNISELSELVGKPLSSPQEVVAAARTVAAGKVELIAVSMGEQGAIFIAADEVLLAQPPKAVVKSTVGAGDAMVSGIVDARTKGLSLAALGRLATGFSLGALGEIGPHLPPRDTIEAFATQVTIEPLDF, translated from the coding sequence ATGACGAACCATCCACGCATTGCAACCGTCACCCTTAATCCCGCAATTGACCAGACGGTTCAGATCCCTGACTTCACCGCAGGTGACGTCAACCGGATTGCCGAGCAGCAGCTTGATGCCGGAGGCAAGGGCGTCAATGTCGCCAGCTTCCTCTCCCATATGGGCCATCATGTCGCCGCCACTGGCATTCTGGGTGCAGACAATGCCGGGATCTTCGAACAGCTCTTCACCCGTCAGGCCATCGCGGATCATTTTGTCCGTCTGCCCGGCCTGACAAGGGTCAACATGAAGGTCGTCGATGGGGTGAAGCTTGAAATCACCGACATCAATGCCCCCGGCCTTACCAACAGCCAGCAGGCCTTGGTTGAGCTGACCGCCCGCATCGATGCGCTCTGTGAGGCGGGTGTCGACACATTCGTTCTAGCAGGCAGCCTGCCCGCCGACATACCAGCCACCATCTATGGCGAGCTGACCAAAAGCCTGAAAGCAAAGGGCAAATACGTCGCGCTTGATGCCAGTGGCCCCTCCTTTGCAGCAGCGCTGAAAGAAGGCCCGGACATCATCAAACCCAATATCAGCGAATTGTCCGAACTGGTTGGCAAGCCCCTGTCCTCGCCACAAGAGGTGGTCGCGGCAGCCCGTACGGTAGCCGCAGGCAAAGTCGAGCTGATCGCCGTCTCCATGGGCGAACAGGGGGCCATTTTCATCGCCGCAGACGAGGTGCTTCTGGCCCAACCGCCAAAGGCCGTCGTCAAAAGCACTGTCGGTGCAGGCGACGCCATGGTGTCAGGCATTGTCGATGCCCGCACCAAGGGCCTGTCCCTCGCAGCGCTTGGTCGTCTGGCTACGGGATTTTCTCTGGGAGCACTGGGCGAAATCGGACCGCATCTGCCCCCGCGAGACACAATCGAGGCTTTCGCCACGCAAGTGACCATTGAGCCTTTGGATTTTTGA
- the ptsP gene encoding phosphoenolpyruvate--protein phosphotransferase, translating to MQFKESAIEIGAKAENKAEAIAKVGALLVKSGNIEPGYIESMMAREEVANTFLGNGIAIPHGIPKDRELILETGVAVLQLPEGVEWNDGGMAHLVVGIAAKSDEHLTVLSNLTDVLGDPDEAARLAQTTDASEIAMRLSGGNVVKDDEPTEMPEDFDEGFDYTITSPHGLHARPATALIDLAKSFDANIRVRNGMKAGDAKSLIGLLKLGIDHGSTIRVSAEGPDAIKALAAIQTAFENGLEDEEEAASEASTGSMGPHPVAQYQGTVIAGISASPGIAIGPLKHFQRGRIVVEEKAANDSGSEQARLDAALAAARTELSELYTEMLNKSGAGKAAIFKAQTEFLDDPEMIAEVRILIDKGHSAGWSWQQIYEEHAASLAAMKEEILAARALDLRDVGRRLLKLLADKVEDDPHLPDSPVILIADDLTPSDTAGLDTKLVLGLCTASGGPTSHTAIIARSMDIPAVVGAGKDCLSLQDGSDIILDGSSGLLVATPSDEDHKAAAEAQQRHAAQIEAERLACYQPAIMKDGHRVEVVANIGSVDEAAAAIEAGGEGVGLLRTEFQFLQRASEPNEDEQYEALRAMLKAMGGLPMIVRTLDIGGDKDVPYLRMPEEMNPFLGVRGIRLCLLQEELFRRQLRAVFRASAHGPLRLMYPMIASIDELRAAKQITEDVRVEMGADPIEIGMMIEIPSAVMMAEELAREVDFFSIGTNDLTQYALAMDRMHPQLAKMADGLDPAVLRLIRKTVEAADAAGIWVGACGGIAGDPLGADILSGLGVKELSVSIPAIAAVKARIRSRSMAEAQAIANAALACHNAADVRSLG from the coding sequence ATGCAGTTCAAGGAATCAGCAATCGAGATCGGCGCGAAGGCCGAAAACAAGGCCGAAGCCATTGCCAAAGTCGGTGCATTGCTGGTCAAGTCTGGCAATATAGAGCCAGGCTATATCGAGAGCATGATGGCCCGCGAAGAGGTCGCCAACACCTTTCTGGGCAACGGCATTGCCATTCCTCACGGCATTCCCAAAGACCGAGAATTGATCCTTGAGACCGGCGTCGCCGTATTGCAATTGCCTGAAGGCGTCGAATGGAATGACGGCGGCATGGCCCATTTGGTGGTTGGCATTGCTGCCAAGAGCGATGAACATCTGACCGTTCTGTCCAATCTGACCGATGTGCTTGGTGACCCGGACGAAGCCGCGCGACTGGCCCAGACCACAGACGCCAGCGAAATCGCCATGCGCCTGTCTGGAGGCAACGTCGTTAAAGACGATGAGCCGACCGAAATGCCAGAAGATTTCGACGAAGGCTTTGACTATACGATCACCAGCCCGCACGGCCTGCATGCGCGCCCGGCAACCGCTCTCATCGACCTTGCCAAAAGTTTTGACGCCAACATCCGCGTTCGCAATGGCATGAAAGCCGGCGACGCAAAAAGCCTGATTGGCTTGCTCAAGCTCGGCATTGATCACGGCTCAACCATTCGCGTCAGCGCCGAAGGGCCTGATGCCATCAAGGCGCTGGCGGCCATCCAGACCGCCTTTGAAAATGGACTTGAAGACGAAGAAGAAGCCGCGAGCGAAGCCTCCACCGGTTCCATGGGTCCCCACCCTGTCGCGCAGTATCAAGGCACAGTGATTGCTGGCATTTCCGCCTCTCCCGGCATTGCAATCGGCCCGCTGAAACACTTTCAGCGTGGGCGCATTGTGGTCGAGGAGAAAGCGGCCAATGACAGTGGTTCCGAACAGGCTCGCCTTGATGCTGCGCTGGCAGCGGCTCGCACCGAATTATCCGAACTCTATACGGAAATGCTCAACAAGTCCGGCGCGGGCAAAGCCGCCATTTTCAAGGCCCAAACCGAATTTCTCGACGATCCGGAAATGATCGCCGAAGTCCGCATCCTGATCGACAAGGGCCATAGCGCTGGTTGGTCCTGGCAGCAGATTTATGAAGAACATGCCGCTTCGCTCGCCGCCATGAAAGAGGAAATCCTCGCCGCCCGTGCCCTTGATCTGCGTGATGTGGGTCGCCGCCTTCTCAAACTGTTGGCAGACAAGGTCGAAGACGATCCACACCTTCCCGACAGCCCGGTGATCCTGATCGCCGATGACCTGACCCCGTCCGATACGGCAGGTCTAGACACCAAACTCGTCCTCGGCCTCTGCACGGCTTCCGGCGGTCCAACCTCCCACACTGCCATCATTGCCCGTTCCATGGACATCCCCGCCGTGGTAGGCGCTGGCAAGGACTGCCTGTCCCTTCAGGATGGCAGCGACATCATTCTCGATGGTTCCTCGGGATTGCTCGTTGCCACTCCGAGCGATGAGGACCACAAGGCCGCTGCAGAGGCTCAACAACGCCATGCCGCCCAGATCGAAGCCGAGCGGCTCGCCTGCTACCAGCCCGCCATCATGAAAGACGGCCACCGGGTGGAAGTGGTCGCCAACATCGGCAGCGTCGATGAGGCCGCTGCCGCCATTGAAGCTGGTGGCGAGGGCGTCGGCCTGCTGCGCACCGAATTCCAGTTCCTCCAGCGGGCGTCAGAGCCGAACGAAGACGAGCAATATGAAGCCCTTCGCGCCATGCTCAAGGCCATGGGCGGGCTACCGATGATTGTCCGCACCCTCGACATTGGCGGCGACAAGGATGTGCCTTATTTGCGCATGCCCGAAGAAATGAACCCTTTCCTTGGCGTGCGCGGCATTCGCCTTTGCCTCTTGCAGGAAGAGCTGTTCCGCCGTCAGTTGCGTGCCGTCTTCCGCGCCTCAGCTCATGGACCTTTGCGCCTGATGTATCCGATGATCGCCTCGATTGACGAATTGCGGGCCGCCAAGCAAATCACCGAAGACGTCCGCGTCGAAATGGGGGCCGACCCAATCGAAATCGGCATGATGATCGAAATTCCATCTGCCGTAATGATGGCCGAAGAGCTGGCCCGTGAGGTTGACTTCTTCTCCATCGGCACCAACGATCTGACACAATATGCGCTGGCCATGGACCGTATGCATCCACAATTGGCCAAAATGGCCGATGGGCTGGACCCGGCCGTTCTGCGCCTGATCCGCAAAACGGTGGAAGCCGCAGATGCCGCCGGCATCTGGGTTGGGGCTTGCGGTGGCATTGCGGGCGATCCCCTTGGAGCCGACATCCTGTCAGGTCTCGGCGTCAAGGAACTCAGCGTCAGCATCCCGGCCATTGCCGCAGTCAAGGCCCGCATTCGCTCCCGCTCCATGGCAGAAGCCCAGGCGATTGCCAACGCCGCCCTTGCCTGCCACAACGCCGCCGATGTGCGGTCGCTGGGCTGA
- a CDS encoding ROK family transcriptional regulator: MASRSGRNRGSAGGFNQRKVRAYNERLVLSLIKRHGALAKSEITRRSGLSAQAVSVIIRELEKDGLLLKGDPVRGRVGQPSVPMALNPEGAYSLGVKVGRRSADLVLIDFVGSIVRSIQITYSYPMPDMVLAFAVQGIKDLVQAIALEDHDKIAGIGVAMPFHLWDWEEKIGAPEGTMHVWKDFDFAEQLEERVGFQTFTQNDGTAACGAEISFGRGIEFSDFLYIFVGTFIGGGIALNNSIYSGRTRNAGALASLPLPEPGAEEAQLIDYASLFYLEAILKERGLDPTLLQQSSFDWTELGEVLEEWLDKAARYLALAIANATAILDIEVVIIDGTMPPTIREMLIDKVRLAQEQKNWRGIANPVILEGSLGAPARALGAASLPLLVRYLLDQNMLLTHM, encoded by the coding sequence TTGGCATCCCGTTCAGGCCGCAATCGTGGCTCCGCAGGCGGCTTCAATCAGCGCAAGGTCAGAGCCTATAATGAAAGGCTTGTGCTGTCGCTGATCAAGCGCCACGGGGCGTTGGCAAAATCCGAAATCACCAGGCGCTCCGGTCTGTCGGCGCAAGCGGTCTCCGTCATCATTCGTGAGTTGGAGAAGGATGGTCTGTTGCTGAAGGGAGATCCGGTGCGCGGCCGCGTTGGCCAACCATCGGTGCCAATGGCGCTCAATCCCGAAGGTGCTTATTCGCTCGGTGTGAAAGTCGGGCGGCGCAGTGCCGATCTGGTGCTGATTGATTTCGTCGGCTCGATCGTGCGCTCGATCCAGATCACCTATAGCTATCCGATGCCGGACATGGTGCTGGCTTTTGCGGTGCAGGGGATCAAGGATCTGGTGCAGGCGATTGCGCTGGAGGATCACGACAAGATTGCCGGGATTGGCGTTGCGATGCCCTTTCACCTCTGGGACTGGGAAGAGAAAATTGGCGCCCCGGAAGGCACGATGCATGTCTGGAAAGATTTCGACTTTGCCGAACAGCTTGAAGAACGCGTCGGTTTTCAGACCTTCACACAAAATGACGGCACGGCGGCGTGTGGGGCGGAGATCTCCTTTGGTCGCGGCATCGAGTTCAGCGACTTTCTCTATATCTTTGTTGGCACCTTCATTGGCGGCGGCATTGCGCTGAACAATTCCATCTATTCAGGCCGCACCCGCAATGCAGGGGCCTTGGCCTCGTTGCCGCTGCCCGAACCGGGGGCAGAAGAGGCGCAGCTGATTGATTATGCCTCTTTGTTCTATCTCGAAGCGATCCTCAAAGAGCGAGGGTTGGATCCTACCCTCCTGCAACAAAGCTCGTTTGACTGGACTGAACTTGGGGAGGTGCTGGAGGAGTGGCTCGACAAGGCAGCGCGTTATCTGGCTCTGGCCATTGCCAATGCCACGGCCATTCTGGATATCGAGGTGGTGATCATTGATGGCACAATGCCGCCCACCATTCGCGAGATGCTGATCGACAAGGTGCGATTGGCGCAGGAGCAGAAAAACTGGCGCGGCATTGCAAATCCGGTGATCCTTGAAGGCAGTCTGGGGGCCCCTGCACGGGCTTTGGGGGCGGCAAGTTTGCCGCTGCTTGTGCGCTATCTGCTCG